The Quercus robur chromosome 7, dhQueRobu3.1, whole genome shotgun sequence genome has a segment encoding these proteins:
- the LOC126691889 gene encoding heavy metal-associated isoprenylated plant protein 5-like, with amino-acid sequence MGEKEGEKGGDNKVAPAPPPAEKKDDASVTGVYKIDLHCEGCAKKVKRTVRHFDGVEEVKTDCGANKVTVKGTNVDFTAIRDRLEEKIKRKVELVSPQPKKDGGGGGGDKKPEEKKVEKKEEPKKPKESTVVYKIKLHCDGCISKIKRIIRKYDGVESVEVDKTKEQVTVKGTMDVNSLTPYLKEKLKRSVDVVPPPKKDDGGGGGDKKPKEGGGGGGDKKPKEGGGDKKEKEAAPAAPAAGGGGEKKEKEKEKEGGGGGGEKKEEGGEAPKVEVSKMMYGGYPFHSQPMIWDGHVDGQHYPVEVHQGYVNQNAPSTSYGYVNQGYVNPGYEMFPHAHPMHAPQMFSDENPNACSIM; translated from the exons ATGGGCGAG aaagagggagaaaaggGTGGAGATAACAAGGTTGCGCCGGCACCACCGCCGGCGGAGAAGAAAGACGACGCTTCGGTCACCGGCGTTTACAAGATCGACTTGCATTGCGAAGGATGCGCCAAGAAAGTCAAAAGAACCGTTCGTCATTTCgatg GTGTGGAAGAGGTGAAGACAGATTGTGGGGCCAACAAAGTGACGGTAAAAGGGACCAACGTGGACTTCACGGCAATCAGAGATAGATTGGAAGAGAAAATCAAGAGGAAAGTTGAGCTGGTTTCTCCTCAGCCCAAAAAAgacggcggcggcggcggcggcgataAGAAGCCGGAAGAGAAGaaggttgaaaagaaagaagagcctAAGAAACCCAAAGAG TCCACGGTGGTTTACAAAATCAAACTACATTGTGACGGTTGCATCAGTAAAATAAAGAGGATTATTCGGAAATATGACG GAGTTGAGTCGGTGGAGGTTGACAAAACGAAGGAGCAAGTAACGGTGAAGGGAACCATGGATGTGAACTCACTCACTCCTTACCTCAAAGAAAAGCTGAAACGCAGCGTCGACGTGGTCCCGCCACCCAAGAAAGACGACGGCGGTGGCGGCGGCGACAAAAAGCCAAAGGAAGGCGGCGGTGGCGGCGGAGACAAAAAGCCAAAGGAAGGCGGCGGtgacaagaaagaaaaggaagccGCCCCAGCCGCACCAGCCGCCGGAGGCGGcggagagaagaaagagaaagagaaagagaaagaaggcggcggcggcggtggtGAGAAGAAAGAGGAAGGTGGTGAGGCGCCGAAGGTGGAGGTGAGTAAGATGATGTACGGTGGGTATCCGTTCCATTCACAGCCTATGATTTGGGATGGACACGTGGACGGTCAGCATTACCCGGTGGAAGTTCATCAAGGGTACGTGAATCAAAACGCTCCTAGCACTTCTTACGGGTACGTGAACCAAGGGTATGTGAATCCGGGTTACGAAATGTTCCCCCACGCGCACCCCATGCACGCGCCTCAGATGTTCAGCGACGAAAATCCCAACGCTTGTTCCATCATGTGA